A genomic segment from Streptomyces antibioticus encodes:
- a CDS encoding VIT1/CCC1 transporter family protein translates to MTERATPTTAPDEPHDEAHEGALGTRLNWLRAAVLGANDGIVSTAGLVVGVAGATADREALLTAGLAGLMAGSMSMAAGEYVSVSTQRDSERAALAQERRELRERPEAELAELAGLLERRGLTPEVAREAAVQLSERDALRAHARVELGIDPDHLTDPWHAAWASFLAFTAGALLPLLAIVLPPSGWRVPVTVASVLLALTCTGWTSARLGAAAPGRAVLRNVAGGALAMAVTYAVGSLLGATGV, encoded by the coding sequence GTGACGGAACGCGCGACGCCGACGACGGCCCCGGACGAGCCACACGACGAGGCCCACGAGGGCGCCCTGGGCACCCGTCTGAACTGGCTGCGCGCCGCCGTCCTCGGCGCCAACGACGGCATCGTCTCCACCGCGGGCCTGGTCGTCGGCGTGGCCGGGGCGACGGCCGACCGCGAGGCGCTGCTGACGGCCGGACTGGCCGGTCTGATGGCCGGCTCGATGTCCATGGCGGCGGGGGAGTACGTGTCCGTCTCCACCCAGCGCGACTCCGAGAGGGCCGCCCTCGCGCAGGAGCGGCGCGAGCTGCGGGAGCGGCCCGAGGCCGAACTCGCGGAGCTGGCCGGTCTGCTGGAGCGCCGGGGCCTGACCCCCGAGGTGGCCCGCGAGGCCGCCGTACAGCTCTCGGAACGCGACGCCCTGCGGGCCCACGCGCGCGTGGAGCTGGGCATCGACCCCGACCATCTCACCGACCCCTGGCACGCGGCGTGGGCGAGCTTCCTCGCGTTCACGGCGGGCGCCCTGCTGCCGCTCCTCGCCATCGTGCTGCCCCCGTCCGGCTGGCGCGTCCCGGTGACCGTCGCCTCGGTCCTCCTCGCCCTCACCTGCACGGGCTGGACCAGCGCCCGCCTGGGCGCGGCGGCACCGGGACGGGCGGTCCTGCGCAATGTGGCGGGCGGGGCGCTGGCGATGGCGGTGACCTACGCGGTGGGCAGCCTGCTCGGCGCGACGGGGGTGTGA
- a CDS encoding DEDDh family exonuclease, with the protein MLEDHTTTAPSPTEWPAAYPQGYAVVDVETTGLARDDRIVSAAVYRLDARGEVEDHWYTLVNPERDPGPVWIHGLTSDVLEGAPLFGEVAGEFAERLAGRVLVAHNAVFDWQMIAREYARAEREAPVRQRLCTIALSKELRLPLPNHKLESLAAHFGVVQQRAHHALDDARVLAEAFRPSLRAAAAGGVRLPLLECRPLTEWQDRPAPRIGQQAGGRGGYGGYGGGYRPTSWRPSRKRPACPHPNPGRYEDGKRLKQGMRIAFSGDTSVDRELLEDRATEAGLHVATSLSRLTSLLVTNDPDSHTSKVVKARQFGTPVVDEAAFGQLLRDVEPAAGDDTPTTGDDAPAAGEEAAADR; encoded by the coding sequence ATGCTCGAAGACCACACCACCACAGCGCCCTCCCCCACGGAGTGGCCGGCCGCGTATCCCCAGGGGTACGCGGTCGTCGACGTGGAGACCACCGGCCTGGCGCGGGACGACCGGATCGTCTCCGCCGCCGTCTACCGGCTGGACGCGCGCGGTGAGGTCGAGGACCACTGGTACACGCTGGTCAACCCGGAGCGCGATCCGGGACCGGTGTGGATCCACGGTCTGACGAGCGACGTGCTGGAGGGCGCGCCGCTGTTCGGGGAGGTGGCCGGGGAGTTCGCGGAGCGGCTGGCGGGCCGGGTGCTCGTCGCGCACAACGCGGTCTTCGACTGGCAGATGATCGCGCGGGAGTACGCGCGCGCGGAGCGCGAGGCGCCGGTGCGGCAGCGGCTGTGCACCATCGCGCTCTCCAAGGAGCTGCGGCTGCCGCTGCCCAACCACAAGCTGGAGTCGCTGGCCGCCCACTTCGGCGTCGTCCAGCAGCGGGCGCACCACGCGCTGGACGACGCGCGCGTGCTCGCGGAGGCGTTCCGGCCGAGCCTGCGGGCCGCGGCGGCGGGCGGGGTCCGGCTGCCGCTGCTGGAGTGCCGCCCGCTGACGGAGTGGCAGGACCGGCCGGCGCCCCGGATCGGGCAGCAGGCCGGCGGCCGGGGCGGGTACGGGGGGTACGGCGGCGGGTACCGGCCGACGAGTTGGCGGCCGTCCCGCAAGCGGCCCGCCTGCCCCCACCCCAACCCGGGGCGTTACGAAGACGGCAAAAGACTCAAACAGGGCATGCGGATCGCGTTCTCCGGTGACACCTCGGTCGACCGCGAACTGCTGGAGGACCGTGCGACCGAGGCGGGGCTGCATGTGGCGACGAGCCTGTCCCGGCTGACCAGCCTGCTGGTCACCAACGACCCCGACTCGCACACCTCCAAGGTGGTGAAGGCCCGCCAGTTCGGCACCCCGGTCGTCGACGAGGCCGCCTTCGGCCAGCTCCTGCGGGACGTGGAGCCCGCGGCGGGGGACGACACGCCCACGACGGGTGACGACGCGCCCGCAGCCGGAGAGGAAGCGGCCGCAGACCGGTGA
- a CDS encoding zinc-dependent alcohol dehydrogenase family protein: MRATTIHAPFDMRVEDVPEPVVQLPTDAVVRVLRACICGSDLWAYRGEAARQPGQRIGHEFLGVVEETGSEVSTVRAGDLVVAPFMWSDGVCDYCREGLTTSCEHGGFWGSVGYDGGQGEAVRVPFADGTLVTLPKDAVSDERLLSALLTLSDVMGTGHHAALGAGVRPGATVAVVGDGAVGLCAVLAARRLGAERIIALGRHQVRTDIARRFGATDVVAERGEAAVAAVRDLTRGQGAHAVVEAVGTEQSMRTAVDITRDGGAIGFVGVPHGSGTGLDLDVMFDRNIALRGGVAPVRAYIPDLLPDILDGTIDPSPVFDLTIDLEGVPAGYKAMDERTALKVLITN; the protein is encoded by the coding sequence ATGCGCGCCACCACCATCCACGCCCCGTTCGACATGAGGGTGGAGGACGTCCCCGAGCCCGTGGTGCAGTTGCCCACCGACGCCGTGGTGCGGGTGCTGCGCGCCTGCATCTGCGGCAGCGACCTGTGGGCGTACCGCGGCGAGGCGGCCCGGCAGCCGGGGCAGCGGATCGGGCACGAGTTCCTCGGCGTGGTCGAGGAGACCGGCTCCGAGGTGAGCACGGTGCGCGCCGGCGATCTGGTTGTCGCGCCCTTCATGTGGTCCGACGGCGTGTGCGACTACTGCCGTGAGGGCCTGACCACGTCCTGCGAGCACGGCGGCTTCTGGGGCTCCGTCGGCTACGACGGCGGCCAGGGCGAGGCCGTCCGGGTGCCCTTCGCCGACGGCACCCTCGTCACGCTCCCCAAGGACGCCGTCTCCGACGAGCGCCTGCTGTCCGCGCTGCTCACCCTGTCCGACGTGATGGGCACCGGCCACCACGCCGCCCTCGGCGCGGGCGTCCGGCCGGGTGCCACCGTGGCCGTCGTCGGGGACGGCGCCGTCGGCCTGTGCGCGGTCCTCGCCGCCCGCCGGCTGGGCGCCGAGCGGATCATCGCCCTCGGCCGCCACCAGGTCCGCACCGACATCGCCCGGCGCTTCGGCGCCACCGACGTCGTCGCCGAACGCGGCGAGGCCGCCGTCGCCGCCGTCCGGGACCTCACCCGCGGCCAGGGCGCGCACGCCGTCGTCGAGGCCGTCGGCACCGAGCAGTCCATGCGGACCGCCGTCGACATCACCCGCGACGGCGGCGCCATCGGCTTCGTGGGCGTCCCGCACGGCAGCGGCACCGGCCTCGACCTCGACGTCATGTTCGACCGCAACATCGCCCTGCGCGGCGGAGTCGCCCCGGTCCGCGCCTACATCCCCGACCTGCTGCCCGACATCCTCGACGGCACCATCGACCCGTCCCCGGTCTTCGACCTCACCATCGACCTCGAAGGCGTCCCGGCCGGCTACAAGGCCATGGACGAACGCACGGCCCTGAAGGTCCTGATCACCAACTGA